The Chelonia mydas isolate rCheMyd1 chromosome 1, rCheMyd1.pri.v2, whole genome shotgun sequence nucleotide sequence CTAATATTAATAGAATAACCTTGCATTGGTCTTTagagatttctttaaaaaggCACATCTCCTGTCCGAGAAAGATTACAGGTTACATCAGATGGGCATAAAACAGGAAGAAATGGGAAGGGAAATAGGGAGTGAGTCAATGTGATTGATGTGAAGTGATTGAATCTTGTGGGTTCTGATAGATTGTAAGGAGAGACTGAACTAAGAGGGGAGTAGACAGCACAGAAGTGTCTCATGTATGTGAGCAAAATCTGTGCTTTTCCCTAACAGGTGGCTGACGTGCAGATCTTTGCCCCCGGGGACTTTAGAGAGAATTGCAGACACCATCTTGGATCGCTTCCGCATCCCCTGGCTTAAGGGGGCCATAAAGATCAATATCAGCCTGCTCCCACCACTAGTCCTGCTGCCAGTCTTCCTCCACGTAGCAGCTCTGCACTTCCTGTTGGCACTTGTTATCCTGACATCCCTTCCTGTGGTGGTGCTGTGGTACTACTACCTCACGCATAGAAGAAAGGGACGGACTCTCTTCTTTTTGAGCCTGGGGCTGTTCTCTCTGGGGTACATGTATTATGTGTTCCTCCGGGAAGTGGTTCCCCGAGGCCATGTGGGGCAAACTCAGGTGGTTATTCTCACCTGTGGGCTAATTCTCATGCTTGTGGCCCTGTCTCAAGCCAAGAGAGACCCTGGCTACCTTGCCAGCCAAATGAGCAATGACAAATCACCATGCCAAGGCAGCAATGACTTGCCAAACAGGAAAATCCTGGGGAGTTCCAATGGGCTTCACGGAGCAGCTGTGTCTGGCATTGCCAGCTGTCATGCTAAGAACAGTGATGCCAAGGGCTATTCTAGAACGTTGGCCGAGGGACTAGACAGAGCAAAGGAGGACTGGTGCACCAAATGTCAGCTGATTAGGCCACCTCGGGCTGGACATTGCCGGTTGTGTGGCATATGTGTAAGGAGACTGGACCATCACTGTGTCTGGTAGGTGCCATGGACTTCTGAGGTTGTTGTTTAAGGTTAAAGAAGTTGTTGCTCTTTGATCCAGATGCTAGGAGTCAAATAGGGCTGCCGCTTGGATTTGGTGCCTTTCATTTTGGTACAGAGAGCTGTCATTTGCCCCAAGTAGGGTGACATGATAACTAGCCAACTCTGGTGAGGAGATCTATGTTTCAAGACCAGGTTTTGGTCTCTGGGTCCTAGTCTGTCTGCAATGACAATTTTAGGGAAATTTCCCACTGTGACTCTAGAACCAGTACAGTTCCACTGAGTGGAGTGCTAGTGATGTAAGAAAGgggtcagggttttttttttaccgcCATGATGTTTAAACATGCTCTAAGCAGGTATAAATTTTGTGACATGCTAGCACTCCTGCAATTGCTTCCACcactggagctgcactggtgctaCAGCAGCAGGGGGAGAGTCCCTAAAATTGCCAGTGTAAATGCAGCCCAAGATCCCAGGGATGGTGGTGTGCGGATATATCAAGCAAGGAGACGTCACCTTTCTTAGGGTTTTAGAAAAGGCTCAGAGCCTGCCAGCAGGCAATTGACAGGATGTGGGAGGCTCTCCCAGAGCTATATTGACACTGGCAGGATCTGAATATGCTGTTTTTACATTTCCTTAATTATTGGCCTAAATTACTAGCCTGTGCCCTTGAGTGGATTTATGTGCACTCTGGTGAGTGTATTATACAGACACACCTTGGAACCAAATTCTCTGCCAGTCAGGGGAgagagacacttttttttttttttaagtaaagaaaaatgttttataaaatgttcttTCCTTTGGAGGATTAACAGCTGCGTAGGGGAGCGGAACCACCGAGCCTTTATCCTTGTGCTATCACTCTTCCTGCTCACCTCCGTTTATGGAATTACACTGACCCTGGACACCATCTGTAGGGGCCAAAATATGTTCATAGCGCTGTTCTACTGCCCAGGGACCTATGCAGACTACAGGTGAGAAATCTTCTCAGGGACAGGGCAAGGGGTGGGGACATGGGTCCTTCCTCAGAGGTCAGATCATGTAGCTCAGTTCCCACTTGTTACTTGCTTCGAGTTCCGGAGGCCCCAGTCCATCTCCTATGGCCCGCGTCGTGCCTGACAAacaatgaatttatcctcacaactcctGGGAGACTGAGAAGTGCTGTCCCCATTCTATAGCAAGGGATGCTGTAGGCACAGAGTTAGTTTCTCAAGGTCCCatagaaagtcagtggcagagccaggactggaactCAGTTCTCCTATGTCACACTCCTGTGCCTTAAACATAAGACCATCCTACTTGTCCCTCCGTCTCTGTCCTTTCACCTCATCCTCAGTGTATGAGTCTTCCAAGCTGTTGCTTCTTCATCTGACTCCCTCCACCAATCCCTGCTGCCTGAGTCCCCAGACTTCCCTTCTTACTCTCTGGTTCCCTCCAAAGATCCTCACCTGCCCCCTTCCGCTGCCTCTCCAGTGCTCAGGAGCTCTCATGTTGCCTGGCTGCATCCTGCCACCCCTTCATCAGCTCCACAGATCCTCCTTCCATTCAGCTGCCTCTGTGTTGTCCTGTAGttccagtatttatttatttttattatccagtagcacctagaagcccctaTTGGGATGGGCTCCCCTTTGGACTAGATCCTGTACAGCTTACACAGTAGCTGACAGCCATTGCTTTGAAGAGGTTAcagtctaaatcaggggtgggcaaaatacggtctgcaggctggatccggcccagcagggctttggatccagcccgcgggattgccagcccatgggattgccaccccagTGGAGccatggggctaaggcaggctccctggctgccctggccccacgccgcccccagaagtggccggcaccatgtccctgcagcccctgagggagcgggggggcagagggctccaagcactgccctcgcctgcgggcaccagcccccattggctgggaacggggaactgtggccaatgggagctttgtgggAGTTACCCGCAGGTGAGGGCAGctcacagagccctctgccctcccctcccccaggggccgcggggagcctgccttagccccgctgcgcgcTGCttccaccccggagctgctcaaggtaagcAGCGCCGGGTTGGAGActgaacccttcctgcaccccaacccactgctctgagccccctgcctcagcttccacccctcctgcaccccacccctctgcaccccaacccctgccctgagtcccctcatgcaccccaaccccttgccctgagccccttcctgcacaccgcacccctaccccagccctacattcatggccctgtaTGCAATTTccctacccagatgtggccctcgggc carries:
- the ZDHHC23 gene encoding palmitoyltransferase ZDHHC23 isoform X2 gives rise to the protein MEEPLCCCEYIDRRGEKNHLVACCCDCEDLDEGCERWLTCRSLPPGTLERIADTILDRFRIPWLKGAIKINISLLPPLVLLPVFLHVAALHFLLALVILTSLPVVVLWYYYLTHRRKGRTLFFLSLGLFSLGYMYYVFLREVVPRGHVGQTQVVILTCGLILMLVALSQAKRDPGYLASQMSNDKSPCQGSNDLPNRKILGSSNGLHGAAVSGIASCHAKNSDAKGYSRTLAEGLDRAKEDWCTKCQLIRPPRAGHCRLCGICVRRLDHHCVWINSCVGERNHRAFILVLSLFLLTSVYGITLTLDTICRGQNMFIALFYCPGTYADYSLCQQKTPHIGNKPCLDGQIPAIRSWITKITKILGFT
- the ZDHHC23 gene encoding palmitoyltransferase ZDHHC23 isoform X3, which translates into the protein MEEPLCCCEYIDRRGEKNHLVACCCDCEDLDEGCERWLTCRSLPPGTLERIADTILDRFRIPWLKGAIKINISLLPPLVLLPVFLHVAALHFLLALVILTSLPVVVLWYYYLTHRRKGRTLFFLSLGLFSLGYMYYVFLREVVPRGHVGQTQVVILTCGLILMLVALSQAKRDPGYLASQMSNDKSPCQGSNDLPNRKILGSSNGLHGAAVSGIASCHAKNSDAKGYSRTLAEGLDRAKEDWCTKCQLIRPPRAGHCRLCGICVRRLDHHCVWINSCVGERNHRAFILVLSLFLLTSVYGITLTLDTICRGQNMFIALFYCPGTYADYRGAVQLIEGELQWDLQETWTD
- the ZDHHC23 gene encoding palmitoyltransferase ZDHHC23 isoform X4: MEEPLCCCEYIDRRGEKNHLVACCCDCEDLDEGCERWLTCRSLPPGTLERIADTILDRFRIPWLKGAIKINISLLPPLVLLPVFLHVAALHFLLALVILTSLPVVVLWYYYLTHRRKGRTLFFLSLGLFSLGYMYYVFLREVVPRGHVGQTQVVILTCGLILMLVALSQAKRDPGYLASQMSNDKSPCQGSNDLPNRKILGSSNGLHGAAVSGIASCHAKNSDAKGYSRTLAEGLDRAKEDWCTKCQLIRPPRAGHCRLCGICVRRLDHHCVWINSCVGERNHRAFILVLSLFLLTSVYGITLTLDTICRGQNMFIALFYCPGTYADYRIFFHCKDVCQMKTLQGMR
- the ZDHHC23 gene encoding palmitoyltransferase ZDHHC23 isoform X1 translates to MEEPLCCCEYIDRRGEKNHLVACCCDCEDLDEGCERWLTCRSLPPGTLERIADTILDRFRIPWLKGAIKINISLLPPLVLLPVFLHVAALHFLLALVILTSLPVVVLWYYYLTHRRKGRTLFFLSLGLFSLGYMYYVFLREVVPRGHVGQTQVVILTCGLILMLVALSQAKRDPGYLASQMSNDKSPCQGSNDLPNRKILGSSNGLHGAAVSGIASCHAKNSDAKGYSRTLAEGLDRAKEDWCTKCQLIRPPRAGHCRLCGICVRRLDHHCVWINSCVGERNHRAFILVLSLFLLTSVYGITLTLDTICRGQNMFIALFYCPGTYADYSSALSFTCVWYCAIVTAGMGYILLIQLLNISYNVTEREARLALREDTGRRLLGGIVVDTGKYNQGFLYNWGQFLTLGSPTPQHSAEDVV